In Granulicella mallensis MP5ACTX8, the sequence TATATCCGGACAGTATGCTTCGGGCACAACGGCTGCCGTCGTCTCACCATTGTTTGAAATTCAAATCAGTCAGGCCTTCCAGAACCTACGAACAGCTATTCATGCGGCAGGGGCGACGCCACATAACGTAGCCAAGCTGACGGTTTTTATTGTGGATCACTCAGAAGCGAAACTACCTCTGCTCGGCATGGAATTATCCAAGCTCTTTGGAATACATAGACCGGCACTGACACTGATTCCTGTTCCAAGACTTGCCATGGATAGCATTCTTTTTGAAGTGGAAACAGTTCTTGTCCTGGACTAGCCGTGAAACGAGGTTCGACTCAAAAAAATACAGAACCCGCGCAAATAAAATGTCCCTCCTTTGCTGTGAAGCTACAAAGGAGGGACGGTTTTCTTTCAGTTGAGTTTTAGCGGTTGTGCTTCGGCGAGAAGCCAAACGTTACCGAAAGCATGATGCTGCGGCCGGGGAGGATGCCGACGTTATCGCCGCCGTTGATTGGCGTCGGGCCCATGGTGTTGAACGGGTCTGTGTAGGTTGTGCCATTGGCAGAGATTGTCTGAGTGAGAGCCTTGCCTACGATCTTGTCGCTCGTAATGCTGTGCTCGTCCAGGAGGTTGTTGACGCTCAACCGGATCTTGGTCTGGTCGAAGCGGCCGCCGGTGCGAATGGTGTAGTTGATGAAGGCGTTGGTGACGCTGAAAGGATCGATCGTCGCCTGGTTATGGTATGCGCCGTTGTCCTGGTACATGGTGCCGACACGCTTATTGAACAGCGCCACATCCCAGGCTTTCTTCTGGTAGGTAACGCCTTCCGCCTCGGTATCGGAGGGCGTGTTCTGCACCCACAGTCCCGAAGGCGCCGCGACAGTAATGGGAGCTCCAGTGCACTTACTGGGAGCGCAGGTAACGCTCAATGTTCCGAGGTAGGTAGCGCGTCCCACAGTCGCGTTCACATAGGCGCTGAAGCCATAGCCAAGATAGAGATTGCTCTCCGCTTCAAAGCCCTTGGTGATGGAGCTGGGCTGGAGGAAGCTGATAGGCTCGCCGTCCGAACCCAATACGGTCGAATAGCTGTTCTGAAAACGGATGTGGTAGAAGTCTGCGTCCAGAGTCAGGCGCTTCAGCTTGAGAACCGTGCCGGTCTGATAGGTTGTGGATCGCTGCTGTTTCGGCAGGGTCTGCACGGGGATGAAGGCAGCGCCGGGAAGCGTCGACTGGGCATAGTCGAAGGTGCTGCTGGGCGGAACGATGCTGCCGGTGGAGAGCTGGCCATAGGCCGACCAGTTATTCATGATGCGATAGTTTCCATCGATCGAAGGCAGCGTTGCATAAAAGGCTCCGCCGTTCGTGATGAAGGCATTCGGATTACCGGTTCCGGCAACGCTGGGGGTGGGGCCGGTGCCGAGATTGCCGATGGTCTTGCCATCGTCGGCGAACTGCTTGGTCGAGATAGTCTCGTAGGAGAATTTGGTGCCGGCTGTAATATTCAACTTCTTCGTGATGTGAAAATCATATTCGATGAAGGGCTGGTAGGCCGCGCTGATGTACTTCTCGTTGAAGTTGGAGAGCGCCTGATCGGCCCAGTTATTGAGCGGGTCGGAAGGAAACTGGTGGCGGTTGGTGTTAGCCCAGTCATACCAGGCTCCGAGGTGCAGGGTACCGAACTTCGAGTACTGGCTCAGCTCCGACGTCTCGCCGTACTTGCGATAGCTGTTGTACTTGTCGATGCCGCAGGGCAGCTTGCCTTTTACCGGCACATTGCAAGGCTGAATGGGGAGTCCGAGATAGCTCGTAGATCCGTTGATCGTGGTGGCTTCGGTGATCGGCGTGGCGTTGGTGTACTTCTCGGAGTTGTCGTAGTTGTAGGTGTAGGGCTTGATGTCGAAGACAAAGTTGTGGCCGAACTCCGAGTGCAGGCCGACGTACTCGAAGTCGGTAGGCACGTGGTACCAGTTGTACTGAAAGTCGAGGTAGTTGGCCGGGTCGGAGTTATCGGTGTTGAGGAAGTTGATACCCGCGCCCGCAAAGGGCGCCAGCGTTGCGGTGCAGGTATAGCCTGCCGTAGCTCCGAACATCTGGCAACGGGTAGCGCTGAAGTTCGGCGTATTCGCATCCAGCCAGATCACGCCGGAGTAGCCGGTGAGCACGGTCTTATCGGTGATTCTGTACTCGACCTTGATGTCGCCCGCGTTGCGGGTCTGGAAATTGAAGGTCTGATAGCCGTCGGACTGCAGGTGGTGGACGTCGACGGTGAAGTTGAACCGGTGCCCAGGACCGAAGTTACCCGAGTCATA encodes:
- a CDS encoding RidA family protein — translated: MKDSSLTLRDCDDLHDPTAQGYSHLAIVAKGASVVYISGQYASGTTAAVVSPLFEIQISQAFQNLRTAIHAAGATPHNVAKLTVFIVDHSEAKLPLLGMELSKLFGIHRPALTLIPVPRLAMDSILFEVETVLVLD
- a CDS encoding TonB-dependent receptor; amino-acid sequence: MKVFEVQSNKPYRRALRIAVTVCLFLFSAVGILSQAAAQTADDTLQGTVADSKGGMIANASITVRNDATSHASTTTADGQGHFSVSGLRAGSYTVVAVAPGFQGVTRKSVQVADGQPSEVSLTLEIGSTTTEVTVDADTTGSIAAALAPMDALLDERSARTEITSSFIHNFTSPVSDFGEAVEMAPGTFTTNGNGVGLGQSSTFFRGFPDGDYDIDFDGIPFFDTNTPSHHSWAFFPSQFIGSIDFDRSPGTASTIGPTPFGGSIHLLSQDLSPLENIRGTFSGGSFHTYLYDGEYDSGNFGPGHRFNFTVDVHHLQSDGYQTFNFQTRNAGDIKVEYRITDKTVLTGYSGVIWLDANTPNFSATRCQMFGATAGYTCTATLAPFAGAGINFLNTDNSDPANYLDFQYNWYHVPTDFEYVGLHSEFGHNFVFDIKPYTYNYDNSEKYTNATPITEATTINGSTSYLGLPIQPCNVPVKGKLPCGIDKYNSYRKYGETSELSQYSKFGTLHLGAWYDWANTNRHQFPSDPLNNWADQALSNFNEKYISAAYQPFIEYDFHITKKLNITAGTKFSYETISTKQFADDGKTIGNLGTGPTPSVAGTGNPNAFITNGGAFYATLPSIDGNYRIMNNWSAYGQLSTGSIVPPSSTFDYAQSTLPGAAFIPVQTLPKQQRSTTYQTGTVLKLKRLTLDADFYHIRFQNSYSTVLGSDGEPISFLQPSSITKGFEAESNLYLGYGFSAYVNATVGRATYLGTLSVTCAPSKCTGAPITVAAPSGLWVQNTPSDTEAEGVTYQKKAWDVALFNKRVGTMYQDNGAYHNQATIDPFSVTNAFINYTIRTGGRFDQTKIRLSVNNLLDEHSITSDKIVGKALTQTISANGTTYTDPFNTMGPTPINGGDNVGILPGRSIMLSVTFGFSPKHNR